The Nocardioides pantholopis genome window below encodes:
- a CDS encoding acyltransferase family protein has protein sequence MTTSATTTRPTRDPWLDNAKMALVTLVVVGHTWTLLPLTALHGHLYDFLYAWHIPAFVFVTGYLSRSFDWSRRRLWQLFCTVAVPYVIFECALALFRVHVGGEDLDRLFADPHWPMWYLAALFFWRLLTPVFKNLPGGVVLAVGISLLAGLYAGDTLDIARVLGLLPFFVLGLKATPERLERLRSWPAQVAAVLALVAIWVATTWTDRWASTEWLYYRSRYDELGTSDVEAMVIRGVLLAVGLAGAWAFLALVPRGGGWFARMGAWTLVVYLFHGFAVKGAAYAGYDRWAAERPELALVLTTTVGVLLALTLAWPPVATRLGHLVDPLGYAQHKVRAAVQVAAAKGEADVFAGAIEDAASRKLTYAR, from the coding sequence GCCACACCTGGACCCTGCTGCCCCTGACCGCGCTGCACGGCCACCTCTACGACTTCCTCTACGCGTGGCACATCCCCGCGTTCGTGTTCGTGACCGGCTACCTGTCCCGCTCCTTCGATTGGTCGCGGCGCCGCCTGTGGCAGCTCTTCTGCACGGTCGCGGTGCCGTACGTGATCTTCGAGTGCGCGCTCGCGCTGTTCCGGGTCCACGTCGGGGGCGAGGACCTCGACCGGCTCTTCGCGGATCCGCACTGGCCGATGTGGTACCTCGCGGCACTGTTCTTCTGGCGGCTGCTGACACCGGTCTTCAAGAACCTCCCGGGCGGGGTGGTGCTGGCGGTCGGCATCAGCCTCCTCGCCGGGCTGTACGCCGGGGACACCCTGGACATCGCCCGGGTCCTCGGGCTGCTGCCGTTCTTCGTGCTGGGCCTGAAGGCCACGCCGGAGCGGCTGGAGCGGCTGCGGTCCTGGCCAGCTCAGGTGGCAGCCGTCCTGGCCCTGGTGGCGATCTGGGTGGCCACGACCTGGACCGACCGCTGGGCCAGCACCGAGTGGCTCTACTACCGCTCCCGCTACGACGAGCTCGGGACCAGCGACGTGGAGGCCATGGTCATCCGCGGCGTGCTGCTGGCCGTGGGCCTGGCCGGCGCCTGGGCGTTCCTGGCCCTGGTCCCGCGTGGTGGCGGCTGGTTCGCGCGGATGGGCGCCTGGACGCTGGTGGTCTACCTCTTCCACGGGTTCGCGGTGAAGGGCGCGGCGTACGCCGGCTACGACCGCTGGGCGGCCGAGCGGCCGGAGCTCGCGCTGGTGCTGACCACGACCGTCGGAGTGCTCCTGGCCCTGACCCTCGCCTGGCCGCCCGTGGCGACCCGGCTCGGTCACCTCGTCGACCCGCTGGGCTACGCGCAGCACAAGGTCCGCGCGGCGGTCCAGGTCGCCGCCGCCAAGGGCGAGGCCGACGTGTTCGCGGGCGCCATCGAGGATGCCGCGTCTCGGAAGCTCACTTATGCGCGCTGA